Part of the Citrobacter sp. Marseille-Q6884 genome, TACTGACGGTTCGGACAGTGCAGACGCGTCATTTGACCCTGCCTGCCCAAGGGTGAAGAAAGTTTAACGTTGATGCTGACACATCCCGCCTGCGTTGTCTGCATTCGGTTGACCTGCCAGCCCAACGGCGGTGAAAACATAGACAACTGCGTTTGCTGCCATGCGTGACGCCAGAGCTGCTGATACTGATTTCTGAGCACAAAACTGTTCATCAGCCCCCGCTGATACCCCGATAATGCGGTCACTATCATGATCATCAGCACCATCGCCAGCATCACTTCCGGCAGACTAAAGCCACGCTGCCTGCTCAGGGGATCTGACATAACGTCTGTTCCCTGAGCGGGCAGAAGTCGCTCCAGCCATGCGCAGAAAAAACGATACGCCCCTCGACAACCTCGCCCAGTCGCCATAATGACATCCCTTTATTGTGAGCAATAAGTAACACGTTATTATCGGCAAGAAGACGCAGGCAAACGTCCGCCTTCGCGATATCGCGTCGGCACTGCACGCCAGGCTGCAACAGCCAGTGCTGCATGCGCCCCCACTCCATCGCCGATTGCACCACCGCCTGGCGTTGCAATGACTGGCTTTCCAGTGCTACACGAGAAGCAAAACTGGCCTCCTGCAAACGCACCCCCTGTAACAACAGACTGCCAAGCACCAACAGCAGCAACACAAGAGATAGGGATGACACACCTCGCTCCCGGTTCAC contains:
- a CDS encoding prepilin-type N-terminal cleavage/methylation domain-containing protein, whose translation is MSDPLSRQRGFSLPEVMLAMVLMIMIVTALSGYQRGLMNSFVLRNQYQQLWRHAWQQTQLSMFSPPLGWQVNRMQTTQAGCVSINVKLSSPLGRQGQMTRLHCPNRQ
- a CDS encoding DUF2509 family protein: MNRERGVSSLSLVLLLLVLGSLLLQGVRLQEASFASRVALESQSLQRQAVVQSAMEWGRMQHWLLQPGVQCRRDIAKADVCLRLLADNNVLLIAHNKGMSLWRLGEVVEGRIVFSAHGWSDFCPLREQTLCQIP